In a single window of the Drosophila albomicans strain 15112-1751.03 chromosome 3, ASM965048v2, whole genome shotgun sequence genome:
- the LOC117571967 gene encoding lipopolysaccharide-induced tumor necrosis factor-alpha factor homolog encodes MSSPVGPTPANVVCPNCRQQVTTRTEPKATNKTHLIALLMCCCFCWICAPFLYCTECARNTDHYCPSCQTFIGSYER; translated from the exons atgtccTCTCCCGTTGGCCCAACTCCGGCAAATGTTGTCTGCCCCAATTGCCGGCAACAGGTGACAACTCGCACTGAGCCAAAGGCCACGAACAAAACGCATTTGATTGCGCTTCTcatgtgctgctgctt ctgctggaTCTGTGCTCCGTTTCTCTACTGCACAGAGTGTGCTCGCAACACCGACCACTATTGCCCCTCGTGCCAGACCTTCATCGGCAGCTATGAGCGCTGA